A genomic stretch from Juglans microcarpa x Juglans regia isolate MS1-56 chromosome 3S, Jm3101_v1.0, whole genome shotgun sequence includes:
- the LOC121257072 gene encoding uncharacterized protein LOC121257072 isoform X4: MQEAKLAKEKMHGKLACGRPLVVRLASEKYLVETAEKSSKGMGESNKPSLSGSNSGQMSRGAKIAAIRNKLKALEEEESSGGKKQKLGESISCSEKLDLPSGNR, translated from the coding sequence ATGCAGGAAGCTAAATTGGCCAAGGAGAAGATGCATGGGAAATTAGCTTGTGGCCGCCCATTGGTTGTCCGACTGGCTAGTGAGAAATACTTGGTGGAAACAGCTGAGAAGTCTTCCAAAGGAATGGGTGAGTCAAACAAGCCAAGTCTTTCTGGTAGTAATTCAGGACAAATGAGTCGTGGGGCTAAAATAGCTGCAATCAGGAATAAATTAAAAGctttggaggaggaggagagctCAGGTGGAAAGAAGCAGAAGCTGGGGGAAAGCATATCCTGCAGTGAAAAGCTGGATCTCCCCTCTGGCAACAGATAA
- the LOC121257810 gene encoding LOW QUALITY PROTEIN: uncharacterized membrane protein YjcL-like (The sequence of the model RefSeq protein was modified relative to this genomic sequence to represent the inferred CDS: inserted 4 bases in 2 codons) has protein sequence MATKVLSFRNPHSNFRRSHMSFRQITTSNSTTTSLPCDTSSFTSYRAQTFLSPPLKPCSIRTVTAGSHSNLPLISPNDHWGTWTALFATGAFGLCCYPFFCIAVATTIGTAVAYVLVPMRSPGQDSWKIAAALMGRHIGGAVNYVAISEALGVSPSVLAAGLAADNVICAAYFTTLFALASKIXPETSKSTNDAATEVESESGNKLPVLQMATALAASFVICKTGTYITKYFRIQGGSLPAITAIVVILATALPKQFGYLAPPGEAMALLLMQKQVFFTVIGASGSIWNVINTAPSIFMFSLVQIAVHLAVIIGLGKLFRFDLRLLLXDANVGGPTTACGMATAKGWSSLVVPGILAGIFGIAIATFLGIAFGVTVLKLM, from the exons ATGGCGACAAAGGTTCTCTCTTTCCGCAATCCACACTCTAACTTCAGACGGTCACATATGTCTTTCCGCCAAATCACAACCTCGAACTCAACGACCACCTCACTACCTTGTGATACATCATCATTCACTTCTTATAGAGCCCAAACCTTTCTATCTCCTCCTTTAAAACCTTGTTCGATTCGCACTGTAACGGCTGGGTCCCACTCCAATCTACCTCTCATTTCTCCTAATGACCACTGGGGTACCTGGACCGCTCTCTTTGCCACCGGCGCTTTCGGTTTATG ttgttatccTTTTTTTTGTATTGCAGTTGCAACAACAATTGGAACAGCAGTAGCATATGTGTTGGTGCCAATGCGATCACCTGGTCAGGATAGTTGGAAAATAGCAGCTGCACTCATGGGCAGACACATTGGTGGTG CTGTCAATTACGTTGCCATTTCTGAAGCCCTTGGTGTTTCTCCATCAGTTTTAGCTGCTGGATTAGCTGCAGATAATGTTATTTGTGCTGCATATTTTACGACATTGTTTGCATTAGCTTCTAAAAT CCCCGAGACTTCCAAGTCGACCAATG ATGCTGCAACAGAGGTGGAATCCGAGTCTGGCAACAAACTGCCTGTGCTACAAATGGCTACGGCGCTTGCTGCATCATTTGTCATCTGTAAGACTGGCACTTATATCACAAAGTATTTTCGAATCCAAGGGGGCAGCCTCCCAGCCATAACAGCGATTGTTGTTATTCTAGCCACGGCACTTCCAAAACAGTTTGGTTATCTTGCACCACCCGGTGAGGCTATGGCTTTGTTACTCATGCAg AAACAGGTATTTTTTACTGTGATTGGTGCTAGTGGGAGTATATGGAATGTCATAAACACGGCACCgagtatttttatgttttctctAGTCCAAATAGCAGTTCATCTTGCCGTGATCATTGGATTAGGAAAGCTATTTCGCTTTGATTTAAGGTTGTTACT TGATGCCAACGTTGGAGGTCCTACGACTGCGTGCGGAATGGCCACGGCAAAAGGTTGGAGTTCTTTGGTTGTTCCTGGCATTCTAGCTGGCATTTTTGGAATTGCCATTGCAACTTTTCTTGGCATTGCATTTGGGGTGACAGTTTTAAAATTGATGTAA
- the LOC121257072 gene encoding probable RNA-binding protein 18 isoform X3 — MFSPFGKIVSEDFLWHTRGPKRGAPRGFAFVQYSTKEEAKLAKEKMHGKLACGRPLVVRLASEKYLVETAEKSSKGMGESNKPSLSGSNSGQMSRGAKIAAIRNKLKALEEEESSGGKKQKLGESISCSEKLDLPSGNR, encoded by the exons ATGTTCTCTCCCTTTGGGAAGATTGTATCTGAAGATTTCCTGTGGCATACTCGTGGCCCAAAACGCGGAGCACCAAGGGGTTTTGCTTTCGTCCAGTATAGTACGAAAGAG GAAGCTAAATTGGCCAAGGAGAAGATGCATGGGAAATTAGCTTGTGGCCGCCCATTGGTTGTCCGACTGGCTAGTGAGAAATACTTGGTGGAAACAGCTGAGAAGTCTTCCAAAGGAATGGGTGAGTCAAACAAGCCAAGTCTTTCTGGTAGTAATTCAGGACAAATGAGTCGTGGGGCTAAAATAGCTGCAATCAGGAATAAATTAAAAGctttggaggaggaggagagctCAGGTGGAAAGAAGCAGAAGCTGGGGGAAAGCATATCCTGCAGTGAAAAGCTGGATCTCCCCTCTGGCAACAGATAA
- the LOC121257072 gene encoding probable RNA-binding protein 18 isoform X1: protein MQDPNGFIDEKCESRLYIGNLDLRVTEAALIKMFSPFGKIVSEDFLWHTRGPKRGAPRGFAFVQYSTKEEAKLAKEKMHGKLACGRPLVVRLASEKYLVETAEKSSKGMGESNKPSLSGSNSGQMSRGAKIAAIRNKLKALEEEESSGGKKQKLGESISCSEKLDLPSGNR from the exons ATGCAGGATCCTAATGGTTTTATTGACGAGAAGTGTGAAAGCAGACTTTACATTGGTAACCTTGATTTGAGAGTAACaga GGCTGCTCTGATTAAGATGTTCTCTCCCTTTGGGAAGATTGTATCTGAAGATTTCCTGTGGCATACTCGTGGCCCAAAACGCGGAGCACCAAGGGGTTTTGCTTTCGTCCAGTATAGTACGAAAGAG GAAGCTAAATTGGCCAAGGAGAAGATGCATGGGAAATTAGCTTGTGGCCGCCCATTGGTTGTCCGACTGGCTAGTGAGAAATACTTGGTGGAAACAGCTGAGAAGTCTTCCAAAGGAATGGGTGAGTCAAACAAGCCAAGTCTTTCTGGTAGTAATTCAGGACAAATGAGTCGTGGGGCTAAAATAGCTGCAATCAGGAATAAATTAAAAGctttggaggaggaggagagctCAGGTGGAAAGAAGCAGAAGCTGGGGGAAAGCATATCCTGCAGTGAAAAGCTGGATCTCCCCTCTGGCAACAGATAA
- the LOC121257070 gene encoding coproporphyrinogen-III oxidase 1, chloroplastic, whose product MSPATTAIAAYSSSSYSPFTLSPLTSSSSPTWAKAKSKSHLLPVAHLTSTRRTLLRFPSFSFNSDKPSLMIPSAISIEKETPETHRPSTFLRESDDVLTALSSSSSSVRARFEKMIRDAQDTVCEAIEAVDGGAHFKEDVWSRPGGGGGISRVLQDGAVWEKAGVNVSVVYGVMPPEAYRAAKAAADDQIKPGPVPFFAAGISSVLHPKNPFAPTLHFNYRYFETDAPKDAPGAPRQWWFGGGTDLTPAYIFEEDVKHFHLAQKSTCDKFDPTFYARFKKWCDDYFYIKHRGERRGLGGIFFDDLNDYDQEMLLSFATECANSVVPAYIPIIQKRKDMPFTDQHKAWQQLRRGRYVEFNLVYDRGTTFGLKTGGRIESILVSLPLTARWEYDHQPEEGSEEWKLLDACINPREWI is encoded by the exons ATGTCACCTGCAACAACTGCCATTGCCGCCTACTCATCTTCCTCTTACTCTCCTTTCACTCTTTCCCCTCTCACCTCCTCATCATCACCCACTTGGGCAAAAGCTAAATCAAAATCCCACCTTTTGCCCGTAGCACATCTAACTAGTACTAGAAGAACCCTCCTACGGTTCCCTTCCTTTTCGTTTAATTCTGATAAGCCCTCTCTCATGATTCCTTCTGCCATCTCTATTGAGAAGGAAACCCCAGAGACCCACCGCCCTAGCACTTTCCTCCGCGAATCTGACGATGTTCTCACCgccctctcttcttcttcatcttccgtGCGGGCCCGCTTTGAGAAGATGATTAGGGACGCACAGGACACCGTCTGCGAAGCCATCGAAGCAGTTGACGGAGGTGCCCACTTCAAGGAGGACGTCTGGTCGAGGCCTGGCGGCGGCGGCGGCATCAGCAGGGTTCTACAAGACGGCGCAGTTTGGGAAAAGGCCGGGGTTAATGTCTCCGTTGTCTACGGGGTCATGCCTCCCGAAGCTTATCGTGCCGCTAAGGCCGCCGCTGATGATCAGATCAAGCCGGGTCCCGTTCCCTTCTTCGCCGCCGGAATTAGCTCT GTTTTACATCCGAAGAATCCATTTGCCCCAACATTGCATTTTAACTATCGGTATTTCGAGACTGACGCTCCCAAAG ATGCCCCCGGAGCACCAAGACAGTGGTGGTTTGGTGGCGGAACCGATTTGACTCCTGCCTACATTTTTGAGGAGGATGTGAAGCATTTCCATTTG GCTCAGAAAAGTACTTGCGACAAATTTGATCCTACCTTCTATGCTCGATTTAAGAAGTGGTGTGATGATTATTTCTATATCAAG CACCGTGGTGAGAGACGGGGACTGGGTGGAATATTTTTTGATGATCTAAATGACTATGATCAAGAGATGCTTCTTTCCTTTGCCACAG AATGTGCAAATTCTGTGGTTCCTGCTTACATACCAATCATACAGAAAAGGAAGGATATGCCATTCACAGACCAGCACAAGGCATGGCAGCAATTGCGAAGGGGGCGCTATGTAGAATTCAATTTG GTTTATGATCGGGGAACCACATTTGGACTGAAGACAGGAGGTCGAATTGAGAGTATTCTTGTTTCTCTCCCTCTAACTGCTCGGTGGGAATATGACCAT CAACCGGAAGAGGGAAGCGAAGAATGGAAACTATTAGACGCCTGCATCAATCCAAGGGAATGGatctaa
- the LOC121257072 gene encoding probable RNA-binding protein 18 isoform X2, whose protein sequence is MDPNGFIDEKCESRLYIGNLDLRVTEAALIKMFSPFGKIVSEDFLWHTRGPKRGAPRGFAFVQYSTKEEAKLAKEKMHGKLACGRPLVVRLASEKYLVETAEKSSKGMGESNKPSLSGSNSGQMSRGAKIAAIRNKLKALEEEESSGGKKQKLGESISCSEKLDLPSGNR, encoded by the exons ATG GATCCTAATGGTTTTATTGACGAGAAGTGTGAAAGCAGACTTTACATTGGTAACCTTGATTTGAGAGTAACaga GGCTGCTCTGATTAAGATGTTCTCTCCCTTTGGGAAGATTGTATCTGAAGATTTCCTGTGGCATACTCGTGGCCCAAAACGCGGAGCACCAAGGGGTTTTGCTTTCGTCCAGTATAGTACGAAAGAG GAAGCTAAATTGGCCAAGGAGAAGATGCATGGGAAATTAGCTTGTGGCCGCCCATTGGTTGTCCGACTGGCTAGTGAGAAATACTTGGTGGAAACAGCTGAGAAGTCTTCCAAAGGAATGGGTGAGTCAAACAAGCCAAGTCTTTCTGGTAGTAATTCAGGACAAATGAGTCGTGGGGCTAAAATAGCTGCAATCAGGAATAAATTAAAAGctttggaggaggaggagagctCAGGTGGAAAGAAGCAGAAGCTGGGGGAAAGCATATCCTGCAGTGAAAAGCTGGATCTCCCCTCTGGCAACAGATAA